Proteins encoded by one window of Synechococcus sp. WH 7805:
- a CDS encoding phosphoribosyltransferase has product MSWEQYDRLIEHLALQLHQASADFDQIVALSRGGLRVGDLLSRLFECPLVVMAATSYSGDDERIQGKLKLGHQLAHTCDQLGPRLLLVDDLVDSGNTLVEASAWLKNQVSPTQLLTGVLWRKVGSAFIPDFWAMELTENPWIVQPFEHWEKLQPGKLMPMR; this is encoded by the coding sequence GTGAGCTGGGAGCAGTACGACAGGCTGATCGAGCACTTGGCACTGCAATTGCATCAAGCCTCAGCGGACTTTGATCAGATCGTGGCCCTTTCCCGTGGTGGTTTACGGGTGGGGGATCTGCTTTCCCGCCTTTTTGAATGCCCTTTGGTCGTAATGGCAGCTACTAGTTACAGCGGCGATGACGAACGAATTCAAGGAAAACTAAAACTCGGCCATCAGCTTGCCCACACATGTGACCAGCTCGGACCACGACTCCTTCTTGTAGACGATTTAGTGGATAGTGGAAACACCTTGGTTGAGGCCAGCGCTTGGCTGAAGAACCAAGTCAGCCCAACTCAACTGTTGACTGGGGTTCTGTGGCGAAAGGTTGGTAGCGCATTTATCCCAGATTTTTGGGCGATGGAGCTAACGGAAAATCCTTGGATCGTTCAGCCATTTGAACATTGGGAGAAGCTACAACCAGGCAAGCTCATGCCAATGCGTTAG